The Candidatus Methylomirabilis limnetica region CTCAGGAAAAGGAGTTTTCCTGATTGGGATATAGCGATCGATGCTGTTTTCATGGCAAACAACCTCATTCTTCATACCTTCAATTAACGGATGTGCAATACCTGACGGCACAGGGGTTACAAAATCAACCCAATATGCTGCCAAATGAGGCGTTAGGACGGGAACACGGACAATAAGTCTCGGATAAAGGCCTTTTGCCCTGGCGTGTTGCTGCATCATCTCACGGTAGGTCATAATGTCAGGGCCGCCGATGTCAAATATCTTACCGGCAGTTTCAGGATTCACAAGACATCCGACAAGATATGCAAGGACGTCCCGAACCGCGATAGGCTGGATTTTTGTATCTATCCATTTGGGGCACACCATAGCGGGAAGGCGTTCAACAAGATATCGCAACATTTCATAGGAAGCGCCGCCCGCGCCAATGATAACTGCCGCTCGTAAAATCGTTGCCCGTGTCTTGCCGGAAGCGAGAATTTCAGCAACTTCTGCACGGCTTCTCAGATGTTCAGAGAGATTTTTCCCCATCTCACCCAGTCCACCAAGATATATTACCCTTTTGAGTCCGGCGGCGTCTGCTGCCGTAACAAAGTTCCTTGCTGCAAGTTTATCAGCCTTTACAAATTCTCTATTTGAAAAGATACTCTTTCCACCCATGGAGTGAACCAGGTAATACGCAGAGTGAATAGTGTGGAAAGCCTCAGGTAATCCTTCGTTTTTCAGGAGATCCCCTTTTACAACTTCAATGAGTTCATTTTTCAATAGGGAGGGTGAAAGTTTTGAAGGATTACGGACGAGAAGCCTGAGTTTTATACCTTTTTTGAAAAGCTCAGGAACCAGTCTGCCTCCAATAAAACCGGTAGACCCAATAACTAATACCCTGTCGTCGGGTGTGATTGCGAAATTATTCATATTAGTTTGACTCCGGTAGCA contains the following coding sequences:
- a CDS encoding NAD(P)H-binding protein, producing the protein MNNFAITPDDRVLVIGSTGFIGGRLVPELFKKGIKLRLLVRNPSKLSPSLLKNELIEVVKGDLLKNEGLPEAFHTIHSAYYLVHSMGGKSIFSNREFVKADKLAARNFVTAADAAGLKRVIYLGGLGEMGKNLSEHLRSRAEVAEILASGKTRATILRAAVIIGAGGASYEMLRYLVERLPAMVCPKWIDTKIQPIAVRDVLAYLVGCLVNPETAGKIFDIGGPDIMTYREMMQQHARAKGLYPRLIVRVPVLTPHLAAYWVDFVTPVPSGIAHPLIEGMKNEVVCHENSIDRYIPIRKTPFPEAANIAIEEEKEIHGTIES